The sequence GCATTTTTAAGTAACAAATTCAGATCACTAAGTCCAactgaacatattttaaatgatttcagctccctttttttgcaaagtttCCTTTAGGCTTTAGACCAGCCATTTGGAATTGAGGGCAGGACTTTTTCCTTCCATGGTGAGACTCTCAGAATCATTTGTAAGGCAAATTGATGGccatgttctttttcattttttctgcagATGACAAAACCTTCCAGTGCGAGATCTGCTCTCGCTTCTTCTCCACCAATAGCAACCTGTCCAAGCACAAGAAGAAGCACGGAGAGAAGCTCTATGCCTGTGAGATCTGCAACAAGATGTTCTACCGCAAGGACGTCATGCAGGACCATCAGAGGCGGCACATTGTGGGTGAGTCCTGTGCCACTTACACCTTCCCTCCCACAGAGACTGCAGTGCAGACTGGGAAAGGCTAAACAATGTTGACCCTCCATCTGTAGGTCCAAAGCACATGAAGAGAGAAGAGCTGGAAGCCAATGGGGAAGAGGGAACCAAGTACAGGAAAGAGCCGTCGGCATGCCCCATCTGTGGAAAGGTGAGCCGCGTAACCAAATGCGGAGGTGCTTAAACAAATCGGTGTTAAGTGCTTGCGTTTGTTTTTATGCAGATAGACACAGTGACGTGTTACACTCTTGTGCCATGTGCAGGTCTTCTCCTGCCGGAGCAACATGAACAAGCACCTGCTGACCCATGGTGATAAAAAGTACACCTGTGAAATATGTGGTCGCAAGTTCTTCCGTGTGGATGTCCTCAGGGATCACATTCACGTACACTTCAAGGTACAAACTGCAAATGTAGACATCTGATGGAATCTAAAAGGAATCTAAGGAAAAAGGAATCTAAACTCATGTGCATAGATGGGTCTTACATGAACCTGTTTCTGGTGATGTCATTAAAGATTGCCTAGCTTTGTCTTATTGCTCCAGCCATCTGAAGATATACCCAGGCACACTGGGTCAACGTGTTTGAAAGTGATGGTTGGTTTTTGAAAAGTGATCTTTGTTAACTTTTGTTTCCCATTTCTCTGCACATGCAAGGACATTGCCCTAATGGATGAGCAGGAAAGGGAGGACTTCATCAAGAAGATTGGCATCTCTGTAGACGAGAGCGATGGCAACACAGATGAGGAGGAGGCTGAGGACGACCCCGAGAATCATAAGTACAGCTGCAAGAAATGCCAGGTGAGGATCGCAGGGTGCCATGGGAGACGCACAGTAACAGTCACGGTTACAAACCACAAAAGGCTGCCCTGCACAcattctcaccctctctgtggTTGAATGGGAGATGGTTTTGTATCACTGAACCGCCCTGATTGGTGGTAGAAATGTGCTGTCCTGCAGGACTCATGTGtcctctgcacacacaccccccccaggTGACCTTTGCCAAAGGGCGGGACTACCTGAAGCACATAATGGAGTTGCACAAGGAGAGGGGCTATGGCTGCATCATCTGCAACCGCCGCTTTGCGCTAAAGGCCACCTACAACGCACACCTGGTCATCCACCGTGAGCAGCTGCCAGACCCTGCGGTGCAGCGGTGAGAGAACTGGGGGTCAGGGGtttggtggggggagagagaaggagaagacaGTGGGCTAGATTCGTATCAGCACTGAACGGCAGCCTTGCAGATCTAATCCAAATATCTAATTTAATATATACTCAAGTGAAGAATTTTGAGGTCTGTACATTTTGGCCCTGAATTCTGCTGGGTATTACTGTGTGATGGTTCTTTTTATACTGAGATGAGAAGAGAAGAGCAGACAGGAAATGGTGCCCTCCTTTGATTTCCTTAAAGGTACATCCATCCCTGTGAAATGTGCGGCCGCATTTTTAATAGCATCGGTAACCTGGAGAGACACAAGATTATCCACACAGGTGAGTCCTGAACTGGTGTGGCTGTCTACCAGAAGATAAAGTGAGACCTAAAGATGAAATCTCTTCAACGTATGGGAGTCTTTGTGAGGGATCTTGTTCtgcttttccctccctttccagGTGTGAAGAGTCACAGCTGTGATCAGTGTGGGAAATCCTTTGCCAGGAAGGACATGCTGAAGGAACACCTACGAGTCCACGACAATATCCGTGACTTCCTGTGTGCTGAATGTGGAAAAGGTAAAGCTGTGAAAGCAATGCCTGTGCTGACACCATATAGGCTGATTCCTTTCAGTGCCTAACTCCATTATTTTGAGGTGTTCTTggaatggaaatgttttgcaaGACCAACCAGTTAGTTCTGTCTATCCGTAGGAATGAAGACCAAGCATGCCTTGAGGCACCACATGAAGCTACACAAAGGCATCAAGGAGTATGAGTGCAAGGAGTGCAACCGCAAGTTTGCCCAGAAAGTCAACATGCTTAAGCACTACAAACGGCACACGGGTGAGCTGCAAGCTCCCAGCATTCCAATCTCTGCATTGCCTCATGAACAATATCCATAGGCTCTGCATATCTGAGCTCTTAGCCCCCTTGACTAAAATGGAACCAGCATGCATGtcatctcctgctcctccccctcccaaaaCAAGTTctcaatttatttttcacaaggaaccattcctctcttcctttcccccatatttgttttcatttcatttcagaatatatGCCTTGTATAGCCGGTCAGTGTCAGAGGGTAATTGCTTGTGATTTCTTGTGTTCCTGCAGGTATAAAGGACTTCATGTGTGAGCTCTGCGGCAAGACTTTTAGTGAGAGGAATACCATGGAGACGCACAAGTTAATCCACACAGGCATGTTCAATACctttttttaacacacacagtGGGTGTGCTGGTCTTGGCAATCTCTCCAGCCCTAGTGTAATGCAGAGGGACCTAATTGCCCTTGCAGCTGGCTTGGTGATCTGCTGTGATGCTGATGGCTGGCTCTCTTCCCTGCAGTGGGGAAGACATGGTCATGCGATGTGTGCGATAAGAAGTACGTGACAGAGTACATGTTGCAGAAGCACGTCCAGCTGACGCACGAGAAGGTGGAGGCTCAGAGCTGCCATCTGTGCGGGACCAAGGTGTCCACCCGCGCCTCCATGAACCGTCACATGCGGCGCAAGCACCCCGAGGTGAGTCACCCACAGCTAGACCTCTCTCGTCACAGTTGCAAGACAGACATGGGGCAGAGCAACATCTAGAACACCCTGGTGGAAGCAGAACAACATCTGTTGAGGGAGCACGATTATTTCATAGTCACTTGACATTAGTATTCTGGAATCTACTTGCACTTAGGctgatgtgaaatatttcacaactataaaatgaacaaaaaatatactGAGCAAAATTCATCTCTTTTTCGTGTTTCCCATGACACTCAAGTTTGAACTGTGTTACCAACCCTGCCTGCCTCTGTTCTGTAACTCAAGGTTGTAACGGTCAGAATCGATGACTTTGAAGAGCTACAGGAAGCCACAACCATTGATGCCTCTACTATCAGCATTGAGCAGGTTTGTAATGTCCCTGTATGCCTTGTGTAAGCCTGGAGTGGACAGACCTTGGGGTAATGGTGAGCTCTTGGTGTGTGTTCCTTGCAGCCCTCACTATCTCTGGACAAGGAGACATTGTCAGGTGAGAAACCCTCCAGGGTGCCCAGGCCACCCAAGAAGAAAGTGAAGCaggtggaggaggcggagctctCAGAGTCTGATGACTACACCACCTTTGCCAGCAAAGGGGCTGACTTCACTGGGACTGTAGGAGATGAGACGAGTTCAGCAGTACAGAGCATTCAGCAGGTCAGTTATTCTATTATGCATATCAGATGCAACAAGTCTACAGTGCTATACTCTCTGAAGTCAATGCCACATCTATATTGTGGACCCTGAACAAGATACCACTATCAGAGATGGTTTATTAAAAACTGAGTGGTTTACAGTTGTTTTCTGAGTGGTTTACAAATTGAGCGGtttacattatgtatttgttgttgaATCTGAAGTTTACCTGTAGGGGCCTGTTGTGATGAGGAGGcacttctgtgttctgtgtacaCAGGTGGTGGTACTGGCAGACCCCAGTGTAACAACATCGTCTTCGTCCTCGCCCTCCAGCTCGGTGGGACTGACCAACATCACGGTAACACCTATCACTGCACCTGCAGCAGCCCAGTTCACCAGCCTGCAGCCCGTGGCCGTTGGCCAGCTGACCCCCAGCGACCGGCCCCTGACACTGGACAGCTCCATCCTCACGGTCACTTTCGATGCTGTCAGTGGAGCTGCCATGCTCCACAACCGCCCAGCCGAGTTGCCACCAGAGGCAGGATCTGCACCCCAGTCCGTGGCACACTTCATCAATCTCACCACCTTCGTCAACCCCATCACCCACCCACTGGAGCAGCCAGCACTGGCCTGGAGGCCGGTCACGCCCTCGGAGGGGAGCCCTGCTGCCCCCGTGGCTGACGCCACACAGACGGAGCCCACAGACACGCAACCACAGCCCCCGACATCACAGCAAGCACACCAACAGCTGGAGCAGGCCCCGTCCCAGCCTGTCCAGGGCCAAGCCACAGCCCCACCCCCGCAGCAGCCCACCACACAACAGATGTACAGCTACTAGAGTTCAACTGCATGGGGTGCCCAAGTGCATTATGGTCAACTGCGAAAGTGGATTGATAAAACTGGAAACTACTGTCTACTGTCTTGAAAGCTATTGTCAGATTAGTGCTTACAAATTGCCAACAAGCTCTCGTTCCTAAATCCAACATACCCCTGAAGCACATACACTGTTGTCAGTCAGAACGAAGGCGAGGGTGAATACACAGCAGGGCTGGATTCATGAGAAACCAGAGCTACCCTCTAAGAGGGATTCGCTGATGTTTTGTGAAgttctcaagaaaaaaaaggtttatgtTTCAGTCACATACATAGGCTTAACATAGCTGCAATTGACATGTGTGGCCATTTTGTAGTAAAAAAAGAAGGGATACCTGGGCTCATTGTGTTTACAGTAAAACCTACAACGTTCATTTCTAGGCAGttaaaaacatattatataCTGCCATAGGATTTGAGGTCTAGGGCAGATGAATACAGAAGACATTTAATAATCCAATGCCTTATACATGATTTGTGAATCAAAGCATGCATGCACTGCAAGTATGATAAACTTCGGATTGATTTTTGAAATGCCAGTGAATTACATTTGATTGAGAATGACCATCATTAAAGCTTTACCTGAATGAATTATCCTGACCTACATTTGATAGTAGAATTTATTGCTGTCAGTGCAACTGCAGGATCTATATCAAAAGCAATGTACTTGTGAAAGATTGACAGATTGATTTTGAACTGTATAAATGTTAGCACCAAATGGCCAAgatctttaaaaatgcatctaaCTTGAAAATGTTCAGTTACGTTTTGTGATGCACATCATCTGAACTTAAAAAGTAGAGTGAGGCGAGTAAAgaatttcaaatatgtttacttgagaatgtttttttttttttaaatagttctttttattgttttactttgaTGAAATGTCCATCATGCTGAACTATTTACGTTTCTGTCTCAGACTGTAGTGTTTCAAATTATGGAAAAGAggacacaataaaataaatgagaacaCAGCTAAATTTTGATTAGAAACTATTTTTGTTGTGGTCAGTTTTGCGTTTACGAAGAATATCCACACTCTTAAGTTACATGAGAACGTAAAACCTCatccttttttgtttataattttaatgaattgGAAAATAGGAttgtgttaaataaaaaataataataaataaaataaaatggtgctATGCTCTTCCACCTCATCTGCAGAAGAACATCTCAGATGGCCCTCCAGATACCCAAGATGTAACTATGGTTTACATGTCTGACGTGGTCTCTTACTAATATCTAACTTCATCAGTAGTTGCAGCAGGTGGTATCGTAATGATTTCTGCCTCATCATAGTCACTAAGCTGGGCAATAATTCTGACACGTTCCAGGCTGCATTCTAGCCTCTCAGTTTCACAGAAGTGAGGCCTTGACAGAGCTTGCTAGAGAACTGTGGTTCCAATATAATGTCCATCAGGCAGAGTTTATACACTTGACTGTAATGTTCGTCTTTGTAATTCATACGCTGTGTAAAGGGCTTTGTATCTGAACAGTTTTCACACCCACAATCCATAAGACGTTTATCAATGACGTACGGTATATTAAACAGCGATTTAATCTTAAAATTTACTTGTATATTAATAATTCTATTAACGCAGCTTGAGGCTGTGGTTTGAAGGGTGTGACCAGAACCTGATATCGACTAGACATTCCTGCAAATGACAGccattcaaaaaagaaaaacagaccgCAGTTTACTAACACACCCCTAATCGCGCTGAGTTCATGGCGTAAAGGCCATGTGAGCTGAGTCGCTCACATATTACGTCATATCCCAAAACTCTCATAATAAGAATCAGCACTTTCGTCGAAAGTAaagtcagtgtcagtgtgtttaaAATCGGTCTTGTTGAAATTTCGCAGCACGCTTCCATTGAAACATTCATGTTTAGATAATTTTATTGttgaataatatttatatttttaaaaagtatgtcACGAAAGTGTGTGCTCAAACTGTTCAAATAATGTTACCTACTATTCATCCATGATGAGAGTAGCCAACTGGCGAGATTTGGGGGATATGGACTGTGATCACGTAACATTGACATATCTAGGCATTCACGTTGTCAGAATGGGTTATCATTACAATCGTCTTGTCTTAACAACGAGCTCTTTCTGACATTCACAATTCGTTCAGTAGTATGCTAGCTAGTTATAAACGTCACTTGGGAATGTAAATTCTCTCAAACGTCcttgttatttttacatttgtgtagGTAGCGAGTAAGCAACCTCGAAAACCCCCTGTGTTCGGAAACAATGTTGGCGTGCAACCGACTAGTGAATGTCATAAAGCACACAAGGATTCGTATAGTATCCAGGCATGTCACGACCTCGTGGTCTCCAGTTGGAGCAGCATTTAATGCAAGACAACACAGGAGACTAGACTTATTTGAGAGAAATGTGGTAAGCTGACATTGACTATGTTACTTAACTCTCATTGTgagagttagctagctagttagctaactcaATAGCGAACTCTAACAACTATGTGTAGCTAACTTGTTACTGTACttattttgcttctttttgggTATGGACGCATGGAGGTCGTTAAATTCGATTTCATTTTCTGATCAGTAACTTTTCTCCGTAGGGCTTATTTGGGGTACCAGAGCTTAGTACCCCAGCAGGGTTCGAGATTGTCGAGAGCAGAGCCCTAAAGGAGACGGAAAAGCTGGTGAAGACAGCATGCAGCAGCTCTCCTGGAGCTCTCACCGTGGAGACCTTCGACCAGCTCTCTGACAACTTGTGTAAAGTGGCTGACCTGGTATGATATGCAAGCCCCCGAATAAACAGTAGCCACACGGCAACCAACAGCACAGTAGTTGTGTTTTCAGAAGTGATAGAATCTGAGCtaaaaagtataataataataataataataataacaacaacaacaacaacaacaacaataataataataataataataataataatactcaaCAGCAGCTGTATTTGCACAGTGCCTACAAGGCTAAGACGTATGACCCTGTTGCCCCTTCACAGGCCGATTTCATCAAAGTAGCACACCCTGATCCCGCATTCCGAGAAGCAGCCGAGAGGACATGCATCAGTATTGGAACTGTGGTGGAAAAGTAAGCCCAGgtgaaagaaatggaaaggaaagaaGCATTGTCCTCTGTTGTGTGAATTTCACCTTTGGTGCTTTTCTTATAGGCTGAACACGAATGTCGAGCTGTGTAAGAGTCTAAAAAATCTACTGGATAATAAAGATGTTTTGGACACCTTGGACCCAGAGACAAGGTATTTGGGTTTATTTGGTGCCTTTTTGGTGCCACATTTGTGCCTGACAGAAATCCCTGCAATATAAATAGCCATGTAACCTACAGTGGATTGTAATCATACTTAATTTCCCCAACATGATTTCTGGTGCATCTTGTGTAAGTGATCAAGTAAGAATCTGTTCTCAGTATGAAAGGATTTCTTCCAGTCACTTATTTATGACATGTGGTGATCATTCGTGTTTGTATTGTTTGAATTGAAAATGGATACCTTTCTTTTTAGGAGAGTGGCAGAACTATTCATGTTTGATTTTGAGATTAGTGGAATTCATCTGGATGAAAAAAAGGTGAGGGGATATCTACAAATTCATGCTGACAGTTTGAAAAGATTGCGTTCATGAATCTCACATTGTGCTCCAAACCAGTTTGAATGATTATTGAAAATACAGCTTGAATTTCAACTGTGATTTCTCAGCGAAGGCAGGCCGTCATCTTCAATGTCAAACTCCTGGACCTGAACAATGAATTCCTTATGGGCTCTCACATGCCAAACAAAATCGAGAAACGGGCTGTGCCTGAACACATTCGTCACTGCTTCTCCATTGATGGAAACTGTATACAGATTGGTGGCCTGCATGCCGACTCGCCTAATGATCTGGTATGTGCAGCATGTCTCTGAAAGGACAGCCATTAGAAAGTGGCCTAAGCTTTGTTGAGCTGATCTCCCGCTCCCTTCTGTTTTTTCACACTTAAGTGCTAATATTTTCTATAGGAAAACCATGATTGCCATTCTGAATCCGAAACTGCTTCTCAGTTAGTGTTTTGTGCCATTGAGTtgtgatgttaaaatgaatgaagtgacATTTCTTTTTCCACAAGATGGTGCTAAAGtcacataatttaaaacataagCATGAAATGGAGtggaatatactgtatgtttgacAACCACACAAAAGGTGTAAAACtgtgttattatattattatgttagAATTTACTattacttcattttttattctctcatttagaaattaatttcgtagtatatttatttttaagtgttatatgaatgtattttaatggcAGGTTTTTTCTGTGTAAGTTGCTTGGTTTATGAACTGTGAAGTTTATGGCAGAGATAATAAATGGtgaacatatttaaacataatgatattcatttttgtatttcccCTTTAGGTGCGAGAAGCTGCTTACAAGATTTTTCTTTATCCCAATCCAAATCTTTTGCATTGTCTTGAAGAGCTTTTGGCTTGCAGGAACAAGCTAGCTAAACTGGTGGGCTATGAGTCATTTGCACACAGAGCTTTGAAAGGGACAATGGCTAAAACTCCAGGTAAAATGATCAGTTCCCTCCACATATAATGCTAAGACAATGATTGTGCAAATACCCAGACTGTGCACAGGCTGTGTTTG comes from Megalops cyprinoides isolate fMegCyp1 chromosome 3, fMegCyp1.pri, whole genome shotgun sequence and encodes:
- the prdm15 gene encoding PR domain zinc finger protein 15, whose amino-acid sequence is MTEETPDEYIWCDDCGQYHGSECPELGPVVTVRDSFVLSRARSSLPDSLEIQQVGEGEEGVFALRRLVKRTRFGPFEAKRVTQLDKEGPFPLKIFQKDGTVVCFDTANEEDCNWMMLVRPATDHKHQNLTAYQQDDEVYFNTSQDVQPGSELRVWYGAFYARKMERPVLKPPVAQPPPEVEVSSTSQAVTEGSVEKSQTSAHSLAGESDSGVQGLECNQWVCKVCPAVFVEPQLLTDHLLSHLQEVKTVASPAADQPVCQEVESVPADNALGAEVPAAPPEPKKKQVRARKQKGHKTTATPPVAAQGDTSKDAPPTVPMEQVLSTVPPDVGLALLNTSDIMIGPDGVPVKLQRMARTLMPSGKSGIRKRFLRQGDHKRVYQCSLCNKVFQNSSNLNRHIRSHGDKLFKCDECDKMFSRKESLKQHISYKHSKNEPDMEYRYKCSTCEKAFRVENALKFHNCRTDDKTFQCEICSRFFSTNSNLSKHKKKHGEKLYACEICNKMFYRKDVMQDHQRRHIVGPKHMKREELEANGEEGTKYRKEPSACPICGKVFSCRSNMNKHLLTHGDKKYTCEICGRKFFRVDVLRDHIHVHFKDIALMDEQEREDFIKKIGISVDESDGNTDEEEAEDDPENHKYSCKKCQVTFAKGRDYLKHIMELHKERGYGCIICNRRFALKATYNAHLVIHREQLPDPAVQRYIHPCEMCGRIFNSIGNLERHKIIHTGVKSHSCDQCGKSFARKDMLKEHLRVHDNIRDFLCAECGKGMKTKHALRHHMKLHKGIKEYECKECNRKFAQKVNMLKHYKRHTGIKDFMCELCGKTFSERNTMETHKLIHTVGKTWSCDVCDKKYVTEYMLQKHVQLTHEKVEAQSCHLCGTKVSTRASMNRHMRRKHPEVVTVRIDDFEELQEATTIDASTISIEQPSLSLDKETLSGEKPSRVPRPPKKKVKQVEEAELSESDDYTTFASKGADFTGTVGDETSSAVQSIQQVVVLADPSVTTSSSSSPSSSVGLTNITVTPITAPAAAQFTSLQPVAVGQLTPSDRPLTLDSSILTVTFDAVSGAAMLHNRPAELPPEAGSAPQSVAHFINLTTFVNPITHPLEQPALAWRPVTPSEGSPAAPVADATQTEPTDTQPQPPTSQQAHQQLEQAPSQPVQGQATAPPPQQPTTQQMYSY